Proteins from a single region of Thermococcus sp. CX2:
- a CDS encoding PIN domain-containing protein: MSVRYEIIEKPELQILINVLPEIVVSYPLYELPLFRAWPSEAGYEVNVLVGRHEFSEAVPEYLSYELPTYIDFYEAFISAGILRYDNIEEFMKSLELYEYLRKGVTFAPDTNLFYHRFISGFRPLDGYQIVVAEGVKKEIENAMNYKYHRSQLSEIGKAVRNAHLLKEFSNRRMKKSRKAAYIALKEFERLKERIIIAESVKDEAHNNDEIIIKSLKRYDEMTPTLLVFLTADIAITDVAEIEGLEYFLFDYPTAKLGKHEVTAYQLRTLIFNLAAVFGVIEVNGVIVFGEFGGKRGLNELKVLFPEENRIYHEFMFHLKLCRRLMEIMDEKRSRG, from the coding sequence ATGTCAGTGAGATATGAGATAATCGAGAAGCCCGAGCTCCAGATACTCATAAACGTCCTTCCTGAAATAGTGGTTAGCTATCCCCTCTACGAACTGCCCCTCTTCCGTGCTTGGCCATCAGAGGCTGGCTATGAAGTGAACGTCCTAGTCGGCCGCCACGAGTTCAGCGAAGCCGTTCCGGAGTACCTGTCCTACGAGCTGCCCACCTACATCGACTTCTACGAGGCATTTATCTCCGCCGGAATACTCCGCTACGACAACATAGAGGAGTTCATGAAGAGCCTCGAGCTCTACGAGTACCTCCGCAAGGGAGTTACCTTCGCTCCCGACACTAATCTCTTCTACCACCGCTTCATCTCGGGCTTCCGACCGCTCGACGGTTATCAGATAGTCGTGGCTGAGGGAGTAAAGAAGGAAATAGAGAACGCCATGAACTACAAATACCACCGCAGCCAGCTGAGCGAGATAGGAAAGGCCGTCAGAAACGCCCACCTGCTGAAGGAGTTCAGCAACCGGCGCATGAAGAAGTCTAGGAAAGCGGCCTATATAGCCCTAAAGGAGTTCGAGCGCCTGAAAGAGCGCATAATCATCGCGGAGAGCGTCAAGGATGAAGCCCACAACAACGACGAGATAATCATTAAGTCCCTCAAGCGCTACGACGAGATGACCCCAACTCTCCTCGTCTTTCTGACTGCAGACATAGCAATAACCGACGTTGCGGAGATAGAGGGGCTGGAATACTTCCTCTTCGATTACCCAACTGCCAAACTCGGAAAACACGAGGTAACCGCATATCAACTCAGGACGCTGATATTCAACTTGGCGGCCGTTTTCGGGGTCATTGAAGTGAACGGTGTAATTGTTTTCGGAGAGTTCGGCGGCAAGCGCGGACTGAACGAGCTCAAGGTGCTCTTCCCCGAGGAGAACAGGATTTACCACGAGTTTATGTTCCATCTGAAGCTCTGTAGGAGACTGATGGAGATAATGGACGAGAAAAGGAGCAGAGGGTAA
- a CDS encoding thioredoxin family protein produces MDELEMIRRKKMLELMKRAGMIEVKPKGPKVLIEVITAPGCPYCPIAVQMAKELERKYEGVVAKELSVATPEGQRKAMEHNILGTPTILINNRVEFIGVPNFGEFERKVRALLGL; encoded by the coding sequence ATGGACGAGCTGGAGATGATTAGGAGAAAAAAGATGCTCGAGCTGATGAAGAGGGCTGGGATGATAGAGGTCAAGCCAAAGGGACCTAAAGTCCTCATTGAGGTCATCACCGCCCCAGGCTGTCCCTACTGTCCCATAGCAGTCCAGATGGCAAAGGAGCTAGAGAGGAAGTACGAGGGAGTGGTAGCTAAAGAGCTAAGCGTCGCAACGCCAGAGGGACAGAGAAAGGCTATGGAGCACAACATCCTCGGAACTCCCACCATACTGATAAACAACAGAGTGGAGTTTATAGGCGTGCCAAACTTTGGGGAGTTCGAGAGAAAAGTAAGAGCGCTGTTAGGCCTATAG
- the hcp gene encoding hydroxylamine reductase translates to MKLPGGVGMLCNQCSMSLSGGCTVRGVCGKDPDLNSLQEALLYGIKGTAAYYYHALEVGYDNPEIGHFLAEALYSTLTNVNFDKNRFLGLILENGRIHLEAMKLLDRAYVETFGRPEPVKVPTGTEEGHGILVTGHSYKALYELLKQIEEMGLEDDIKVYTHAEMFPAHAYPKLRKFKSLYGNWGGSWLYQRKEFAEFPGVILGTSNCVQQPTKAYADRIFTVGIAGLEGVPHIRDYDFEPLIKRALETPRMEKIEGGQLLTGFHHTNVLAMKDKLIELIQEGKIRHIFVVGGCDTPHKGMGYYERLTELIPDDAIILSAACGKFRYNARDYGTIDGIPRFLDFGQCNNVYSIIEIALALASELGTDVNSLPVSIVLSWMEQKAIGILYTLLYLGVKGIYIGPKPPEFLTPNVFEILRKQFDLRLTGDPEKDLKDMLSKGIRVEDGAISVEEMD, encoded by the coding sequence ATGAAGTTGCCTGGAGGTGTTGGGATGCTCTGCAACCAGTGTTCGATGAGCCTGAGTGGTGGCTGTACCGTTAGGGGCGTGTGCGGAAAAGACCCGGACTTGAACTCCCTTCAGGAAGCGCTGCTCTATGGAATAAAGGGCACCGCCGCCTACTACTACCACGCGCTCGAGGTTGGCTACGACAATCCAGAGATTGGCCACTTCCTTGCCGAGGCCCTATACTCTACTCTGACGAACGTCAACTTCGACAAAAACCGCTTCCTTGGGCTCATCCTTGAGAACGGAAGAATCCATCTTGAGGCCATGAAGCTTCTGGATAGGGCGTATGTTGAGACCTTTGGAAGGCCGGAGCCCGTGAAAGTGCCCACTGGCACCGAGGAAGGTCACGGCATCCTCGTCACGGGTCACAGCTATAAGGCGTTGTACGAGCTTCTCAAGCAGATTGAAGAGATGGGACTCGAGGATGACATCAAGGTCTACACCCACGCAGAAATGTTCCCCGCCCACGCCTATCCCAAACTGAGGAAGTTCAAGTCGCTCTACGGCAACTGGGGCGGGAGCTGGCTGTACCAGAGAAAGGAGTTTGCAGAATTCCCCGGTGTTATACTGGGCACGAGCAACTGCGTCCAGCAGCCGACAAAGGCCTACGCGGACAGAATATTCACAGTTGGAATAGCGGGCCTTGAGGGAGTCCCGCACATTAGGGACTACGACTTCGAGCCTTTGATAAAGAGGGCTCTGGAAACCCCGAGGATGGAAAAAATTGAAGGGGGACAGCTTCTCACGGGCTTCCACCACACCAATGTGCTCGCCATGAAAGATAAGCTCATAGAGCTCATCCAGGAGGGCAAGATACGGCACATCTTCGTCGTCGGTGGCTGTGATACGCCCCACAAGGGCATGGGCTACTACGAGAGGCTCACAGAGCTCATCCCTGACGATGCCATAATACTCTCGGCCGCCTGTGGAAAGTTCCGCTACAACGCGAGGGACTACGGGACGATCGATGGCATTCCAAGGTTCCTGGACTTCGGCCAGTGCAACAACGTCTACTCGATAATAGAGATAGCACTAGCTCTGGCAAGCGAGCTCGGAACCGACGTTAACTCACTCCCCGTCAGCATAGTACTGTCGTGGATGGAGCAGAAGGCCATCGGCATACTTTACACCCTTCTGTACCTGGGAGTGAAGGGCATTTACATAGGTCCAAAACCGCCAGAATTCCTAACGCCGAACGTTTTCGAAATCCTAAGGAAGCAGTTTGACCTCAGGTTGACTGGTGACCCAGAGAAGGATCTGAAAGACATGCTCAGCAAGGGAATAAGGGTGGAAGATGGGGCCATCTCAGTGGAGGAGATGGATTAA
- a CDS encoding DUF1858 domain-containing protein, which yields MMLDVRGLKPPQPAVMILESLGKLKVGDTLEVIGDRPFVDLIPKLEEAGYNIEVREVGGFFVLKVTKTESSKELKMEVKECDDRLDEITEDTNVAKLLKAYPQSLEILVKYGFSPLQNPVMRKTLARTVTLRQAKKLLGMSDEKFKATMEELKKLEERN from the coding sequence ATGATGCTCGATGTTAGGGGTTTGAAACCTCCCCAACCAGCTGTTATGATCCTCGAGAGCCTCGGGAAGCTCAAGGTCGGGGATACACTTGAGGTTATAGGCGACAGGCCCTTTGTTGACCTGATTCCCAAGTTGGAGGAGGCAGGATACAACATTGAAGTTAGGGAAGTCGGCGGTTTCTTCGTCCTCAAAGTTACGAAGACCGAAAGCTCGAAGGAGCTTAAGATGGAAGTTAAAGAGTGCGACGATAGGCTGGATGAGATAACAGAAGACACCAACGTGGCCAAGCTTCTCAAGGCCTATCCTCAGTCCCTTGAGATACTCGTCAAGTATGGCTTCTCCCCGCTCCAGAACCCTGTGATGAGGAAAACCCTGGCCAGGACAGTGACCCTTAGGCAAGCCAAAAAGCTTCTCGGTATGAGCGACGAGAAGTTCAAGGCCACGATGGAAGAATTGAAAAAACTGGAGGAAAGGAATTAA
- a CDS encoding cytochrome c biogenesis CcdA family protein has product MRSEVKALAIILLASFGISSLALWALGLTHFIPQFFTLAMSDSINPCTFVIYTMLLIALSVREISRRRLYIIGASFIAAVYISYYLLGVGLLYFAGHLPLWVAGVAAIIFGLYTIVTGLMEKSRVFGKSDLRKKIFRSDATLLGAFTLGVIVSTTLLPCSAGSYLVYAIIISKSGKTLAFLLLALYNLVFVLPLVVILLAMGSVTESKRFSQAMVRHSRELSVIAGILLIAIGIWVLTGASL; this is encoded by the coding sequence ATGAGGAGTGAAGTCAAGGCACTGGCTATCATCCTCCTGGCTTCCTTTGGAATAAGCTCCCTGGCGCTCTGGGCACTCGGTTTAACTCACTTCATCCCGCAGTTCTTCACGCTCGCGATGAGTGACTCCATAAACCCGTGCACCTTCGTCATCTACACCATGCTCCTCATAGCACTCTCCGTTAGAGAGATTTCACGGAGGAGGCTCTATATCATTGGGGCCTCATTCATAGCGGCCGTCTACATCTCGTACTATCTCCTGGGTGTTGGCCTGCTCTACTTCGCTGGCCACCTGCCCCTGTGGGTCGCGGGCGTTGCCGCGATAATATTCGGCCTGTATACCATCGTTACAGGATTAATGGAGAAGTCAAGGGTCTTTGGGAAGAGTGACCTGAGGAAAAAGATATTCAGGAGCGACGCGACGCTCCTGGGAGCTTTCACCCTCGGTGTCATAGTGTCGACGACTCTCCTTCCCTGCTCTGCCGGGAGCTATCTCGTCTACGCGATAATAATATCAAAGAGCGGAAAAACGCTCGCCTTTCTCCTGCTCGCCCTGTACAACCTCGTCTTTGTCCTGCCGCTGGTGGTCATACTGCTGGCGATGGGAAGCGTCACAGAGAGCAAGCGCTTCTCCCAGGCAATGGTGAGGCACAGCAGGGAGCTGTCCGTGATAGCGGGGATACTGCTCATAGCGATAGGGATCTGGGTTCTCACGGGGGCCTCACTATAG
- a CDS encoding cupin domain-containing protein, which translates to MIVVNVENAERVENPHGVDVRKLLAMENVSVLHVSLKPGEELKKHSTSVDAFLYVLKGRGVVEVGEERAEVKKGYLVYLPKNIPHSVSNAGSMEMSFLVVKVV; encoded by the coding sequence ATGATTGTTGTTAACGTCGAAAACGCCGAGAGGGTCGAAAACCCTCACGGAGTGGACGTTAGAAAGCTCCTCGCGATGGAGAATGTCAGCGTGCTCCACGTGAGCCTAAAACCCGGTGAAGAGCTCAAGAAGCACTCCACTTCAGTGGATGCCTTCCTCTACGTGCTCAAGGGAAGGGGCGTGGTAGAAGTTGGTGAAGAGAGGGCAGAGGTTAAGAAGGGATACCTCGTATACTTACCTAAGAACATCCCCCACAGCGTCTCGAACGCTGGAAGCATGGAGATGTCCTTCCTCGTCGTTAAGGTGGTGTGA
- a CDS encoding RuvB-like helicase, whose product MPVIEEVAKVSFERVGMHSHIRGLGLDENGKAKFMADGMVGQVKAREAAGIAVELIKRGKLAGKGILLVGPTGSGKTAIAMGIARELGEDVPFVQMAGSEIYSAEVKKTEFLKQALRRAIGVRISEERKVYEGEVKEIEVRKTRHPFNPYVEIPESVIITLRTKDDEKTIRAGREIAYQLMELGVEEGDVIQIDAETGRISKLGTVKEEEGLFFKRRVNLPSGPVLKIKEFTYTITLHDLDVANARGNIFGLLFSSGAEISDEIREKVDEMVKKWIEDGKATLVPGVLFIDEVHMLDIEAFSFLARAMESELAPILILATNRGRTKIRGTDIEAPHGIPIDMLDRLLIINTEPYKRDEIREIVKIRAREEKIDISEEAIEYLAELGEETSLRYAVQLLAPASVIAKGGKVEREHVEKAKEYFADLRRSIEFVETLEGMLK is encoded by the coding sequence ATGCCGGTCATCGAGGAGGTCGCGAAGGTATCCTTCGAGAGGGTCGGCATGCACTCCCACATAAGGGGCCTTGGCCTCGACGAGAACGGAAAGGCGAAGTTCATGGCCGACGGTATGGTGGGGCAGGTTAAAGCGAGAGAAGCAGCCGGAATTGCCGTCGAGCTCATCAAGCGCGGAAAGCTCGCCGGGAAGGGAATCCTCCTCGTTGGTCCGACCGGAAGCGGTAAGACGGCAATAGCCATGGGAATAGCGAGGGAGCTCGGTGAGGATGTTCCCTTCGTCCAGATGGCCGGCAGCGAGATTTACTCCGCCGAGGTCAAGAAGACCGAGTTCCTGAAGCAGGCCCTGAGGAGGGCCATAGGCGTTAGAATCAGCGAGGAAAGGAAGGTTTACGAGGGTGAAGTCAAGGAGATTGAAGTCAGAAAGACGAGGCACCCGTTCAACCCCTATGTGGAGATTCCCGAGAGCGTGATAATAACGCTCCGCACGAAGGACGATGAGAAGACCATAAGGGCCGGCAGGGAGATAGCCTACCAGCTCATGGAGCTGGGCGTTGAAGAGGGCGACGTCATACAGATAGACGCTGAGACGGGCAGGATTTCAAAGCTCGGAACTGTCAAGGAGGAGGAAGGCCTCTTCTTCAAGAGGAGAGTCAACCTGCCGAGCGGCCCGGTGCTCAAGATAAAGGAGTTCACCTACACCATCACGCTCCACGACCTCGATGTTGCGAACGCGAGGGGCAACATCTTCGGACTGCTCTTCAGTTCTGGGGCAGAGATAAGCGACGAGATAAGGGAGAAGGTCGACGAGATGGTCAAGAAGTGGATTGAGGACGGAAAGGCCACCCTCGTCCCGGGAGTGCTCTTCATCGACGAGGTTCACATGCTCGACATAGAGGCCTTCTCCTTCCTGGCCAGGGCTATGGAGAGCGAGCTGGCACCGATTCTCATCTTGGCAACTAACCGCGGAAGGACGAAGATTAGAGGAACGGACATCGAGGCCCCGCACGGCATACCGATAGACATGCTCGACAGGCTGCTCATAATCAACACCGAGCCCTACAAGAGGGACGAAATCCGGGAGATAGTCAAGATTCGCGCGAGGGAAGAGAAGATTGACATAAGCGAGGAGGCTATAGAGTACCTCGCTGAGCTCGGCGAGGAGACCAGCCTGCGCTATGCCGTCCAGCTCCTGGCTCCAGCGAGCGTCATAGCGAAGGGCGGAAAGGTCGAGAGAGAGCACGTGGAAAAGGCTAAAGAGTACTTCGCCGACCTCAGAAGGAGCATAGAGTTCGTGGAAACGCTTGAGGGAATGCTGAAGTGA
- a CDS encoding DUF438 domain-containing protein, producing MTELLNNREYKKEQLKNLLKKIHEGEDVNKLKAEFKAVLSSISPLEIPLIEQELVKEGISAKEIAKMCDIHVELFREAVSGTDELEEKDLPEGHPLRTLYEENKEIMKDAEMLNLYASTLVNTKDERMRKEILGILEEIVTNLRKVGFTHYNREEMLIFPYIERRGLTAIATVLWTKHDEIRFMIKHLAELLRKREEMPWEEFVTKFKEKANEAAFALTDMVFRENNIFYPTVKALLSEGEWKAIRLQEDEFGYYKVQPKEWNPDVEPLHPWQIDPTLNAEQLLGLPKEVQQALKGQPLEFDKAELKREGDIDLGTGYVSIEELKKIFEALPVDVTFIDKDDRVRFFSPGERIFARSLSVLGRPVQLCHPPKSVHIVNKILKAFKEGRKKEATFWIRMGPKYVYIKYVPLFDDNGEYLGTLEITMDIAPYKKIEGEKRLLDWRD from the coding sequence ATGACCGAGTTACTGAACAACAGGGAGTATAAGAAGGAGCAGCTCAAGAATCTGCTCAAAAAGATACACGAGGGAGAAGATGTAAACAAGCTGAAGGCCGAGTTTAAGGCAGTCTTAAGTAGCATCTCCCCCCTTGAAATCCCGCTCATCGAGCAGGAGCTGGTGAAGGAAGGCATTTCCGCCAAGGAGATAGCCAAGATGTGCGACATCCACGTCGAGCTCTTCCGCGAGGCAGTTTCGGGTACTGACGAGCTCGAAGAGAAGGACCTTCCGGAGGGACACCCGCTCAGGACTCTCTACGAGGAGAACAAGGAGATCATGAAGGACGCCGAGATGCTCAACCTATACGCCTCGACACTGGTCAACACCAAGGACGAGCGCATGAGAAAGGAAATCCTCGGGATTCTTGAAGAGATAGTGACCAACCTCAGGAAGGTCGGCTTCACCCACTACAACCGCGAGGAGATGCTCATTTTCCCATACATCGAGCGCCGCGGCCTAACGGCAATAGCAACTGTCCTCTGGACGAAGCACGACGAGATAAGGTTCATGATAAAGCACCTCGCCGAGCTTTTGAGGAAGAGGGAGGAGATGCCCTGGGAAGAGTTTGTCACGAAGTTCAAGGAGAAGGCAAACGAGGCGGCCTTTGCCCTAACTGACATGGTCTTCAGGGAAAACAACATATTCTATCCCACCGTTAAGGCCCTGCTGAGCGAGGGTGAGTGGAAGGCTATAAGACTTCAGGAAGACGAGTTTGGCTACTACAAAGTCCAGCCAAAGGAGTGGAACCCCGACGTTGAGCCCCTTCACCCCTGGCAGATTGACCCGACGCTGAATGCAGAGCAGCTCCTCGGCCTTCCAAAGGAGGTTCAGCAGGCCCTTAAGGGACAGCCGCTGGAGTTTGACAAAGCTGAGCTCAAACGCGAGGGTGACATAGACCTTGGAACTGGATACGTAAGCATAGAGGAACTCAAGAAGATATTCGAGGCCCTTCCGGTTGATGTGACCTTCATAGACAAGGACGACCGCGTGAGGTTCTTCTCGCCAGGCGAGAGGATATTTGCGCGCTCGTTGAGCGTCCTCGGAAGGCCCGTCCAGCTCTGCCATCCACCTAAGAGCGTCCACATAGTGAACAAAATCCTCAAGGCCTTCAAAGAGGGCAGGAAGAAAGAGGCCACCTTCTGGATACGCATGGGGCCGAAGTACGTTTACATCAAATACGTGCCGCTCTTCGATGATAACGGTGAATACCTCGGGACCCTTGAGATTACGATGGACATCGCCCCGTATAAGAAAATTGAGGGCGAAAAGAGGCTTCTCGACTGGAGGGATTGA
- a CDS encoding transcriptional regulator → MKTNAFEVASRYVYPSLRRRLVEILREKGLKQTQIAELLHITQSAVSRYLRMDRGALIDVAQFPDIDDDLKKLAEEIIRKRPTEYEIHSMLVQISLEMLGKGYVCSFHSQIDPELNPAQCRVCLELFG, encoded by the coding sequence ATGAAAACTAATGCTTTCGAAGTTGCTTCACGCTATGTCTACCCCTCGTTGAGGCGCAGACTTGTAGAGATACTCAGGGAGAAGGGACTCAAGCAGACACAGATAGCGGAGCTTTTGCACATTACCCAGTCCGCCGTTTCTCGATATCTGAGGATGGACAGGGGGGCTTTAATAGACGTCGCCCAGTTCCCAGACATAGATGATGACCTCAAAAAGCTCGCCGAGGAGATAATCAGGAAGAGACCTACCGAGTACGAAATCCACTCGATGCTAGTTCAAATCTCGCTGGAGATGCTGGGCAAAGGCTACGTCTGTTCTTTCCACTCCCAGATTGACCCCGAGTTGAACCCTGCCCAGTGCAGGGTCTGCCTAGAGCTGTTCGGTTAG
- a CDS encoding DUF2284 domain-containing protein codes for MRVLWEKEVSTDDIVVSPRPVWKCRACPMYGKRPSCPPHVPDWREARDWVSSFKRALLIKFEIDYNNFEVEKRKALIYLLKREEELFKEGKMYAMALFPGSCNLCDYCPFEQGEPCRMPTKVRPSIDAIGIEIGRLVRIDFSESVLYGMVLIE; via the coding sequence ATGAGGGTGCTGTGGGAGAAAGAAGTGAGCACGGATGATATAGTCGTCTCGCCGAGGCCCGTCTGGAAGTGTAGGGCATGTCCAATGTACGGCAAAAGGCCAAGCTGTCCGCCCCACGTCCCGGACTGGAGGGAAGCTAGGGACTGGGTCAGCTCATTCAAACGGGCGCTTCTCATCAAGTTTGAGATTGACTACAACAACTTCGAGGTCGAGAAAAGGAAAGCCCTCATCTACCTTCTTAAGCGCGAAGAGGAGTTATTCAAAGAGGGCAAGATGTATGCGATGGCCCTCTTCCCTGGGAGTTGCAACCTATGCGATTACTGCCCCTTTGAACAGGGCGAGCCCTGCAGGATGCCGACAAAGGTAAGACCGTCCATAGATGCCATCGGGATAGAGATAGGACGGCTGGTGAGGATAGACTTCTCCGAAAGCGTTTTGTACGGGATGGTGCTAATAGAATGA
- a CDS encoding CGP-CTERM sorting domain-containing protein, which translates to MKRIALLLLFLLTVSTLSYAAAETQIDSNKIHFYMYGMATCPHCQNMKKLIPEIYGPESLTYYELVNNEENQKLFGEQYKYTGIMGVPAIGIAYDGKLYAIIEGEFNVSATPKIIEAAMQEGGLILVVGGQAYLIKNQTVIEELQAIYVEHRLPGAESTEAPSITASTGTYGEESGDDGKTCGPGIVAVLVLLPLLALRRR; encoded by the coding sequence ATGAAGAGGATTGCTTTACTGCTGCTTTTCCTCCTGACGGTTTCGACACTCTCCTACGCAGCGGCCGAAACCCAGATAGACTCAAACAAAATTCACTTCTACATGTATGGCATGGCCACATGTCCCCATTGCCAGAACATGAAAAAGCTCATCCCGGAAATCTACGGCCCCGAAAGTCTGACCTATTACGAGCTGGTGAACAACGAGGAGAATCAGAAGCTTTTCGGTGAACAGTACAAATACACCGGCATCATGGGGGTTCCAGCAATAGGTATAGCGTACGACGGGAAGCTCTACGCCATTATAGAGGGTGAGTTCAACGTTTCGGCAACGCCCAAGATAATCGAAGCTGCCATGCAGGAAGGAGGTCTCATACTGGTTGTTGGGGGACAGGCATACCTGATAAAAAACCAGACCGTCATTGAGGAACTTCAGGCGATCTACGTTGAGCACAGGCTTCCAGGGGCCGAATCCACTGAGGCTCCCAGCATTACCGCATCTACGGGTACCTATGGAGAAGAGTCAGGGGATGATGGCAAGACCTGCGGCCCGGGAATAGTCGCGGTACTTGTTCTCCTGCCCCTCCTCGCCTTGAGAAGGCGCTGA